A single region of the Sorghum bicolor cultivar BTx623 chromosome 9, Sorghum_bicolor_NCBIv3, whole genome shotgun sequence genome encodes:
- the LOC110430482 gene encoding uncharacterized protein LOC110430482, with the protein MEKGVFDIQLMNEPVARRGKVKDGADRRRLDDRGERLMEVHPRSLGEVAGEDYGDVVVDVEQHEGGCWGRIRVGKEIGAGGSMMGWPLRRAAEGGKGQRKVELLIGTAWIGGQTRPLVDPIHAGRTTHVSAKFAFGKTWTGANPTLPPSNRVGVAHLHLWPGTSPRESRVAPLGADADADAPLRNRDRQRPVDQGWSQIETVARFWGLQDRVVTDTECIHEFVPYEGDTVSRNFAVVDHDIFSSSDLPGIDLTVRTRSLAPAILQYSMVKFDGWISVRLDLWVVLMGIWPSGGLNWGSVLQVPCE; encoded by the exons ATGGAGAAAGGCGTTTTTGACATCCAACTGATGAACGAGCCAGTGGCACGACGCGGCAAGGTGAAGGACGGTGCGGATCGACGCCGACTTGACGACCGGGGAGAACGTTTGATGGAAGTCCACCCCCGGTCGCTGGGAGAAGTCGC CGGAGAGGACTACGGGGACGTGGTTGTGGATGTTGAGCAGCACGAGGGTGGATGCTGGGGGAGGATCAGGGTCGGCAAAGAGATTGGAGCCGGCGGATCCATGATGGGCTGGCCATTGAGAAGGGCAGCGGAGGGTGGGAAGGGGCAGCGGAAGGTGGAGTTGCTGATCGGAACG GCGTGGATTGGGGGCCAAACCCGGCCACTGGTGGATCCTATCCACGCTGGGAGGACAACCCACGTGAGTGCAAAATTCGCATTTGGGAAGACGTGGACGGGAGCGAATCCAACTCTACCCCCCTCAAACCGCGTGGGTGTCGCGCATCTCCACTTATGGCCGGGAACGTCTCCGCGTGAGTCTCGCGTCGCTCCTCTcggcgccgacgccgacgccgacgctccGCTCCGCAACCGAGACCGGCAGCGGCCAGTGGATCAG GGTTGGAGTCAGATCGAGACGGTGGCAAGATTCTGGGGTCTCCAAGATCGTGTGGTGACTGACACGGAGTGCATCCACGAGTTCGTGCCCTACGAGGGTGACACAGTGTCCAGAAACTTCGCCGTCGTCGACCACGACATCTTCTCGAGCTCCGACCTCCCAGGCATCGACCTCACGGTACGCACCAGATCCCTTGCCCCAGCCATACTCCAATATAGCATGGTTAAATTTGATGGGTGGATTAGTGTTCGGTTGGATTTGTGGGTTGTTTTGATGGGGATCTGGCCATCAGGTGGATTGAATTGGGGATCAGTGCTGCAGGTGCCTTGCGAGTAG
- the LOC110430483 gene encoding uncharacterized protein LOC110430483: MLQHIVRKLCKEFAIKDLGALRFFLGVQVRRDDRGLFLTQSQYTEDVLERAGMSNCKPAATPVDVKQKLSAHDDDSAMDATFYRNITGALQYLTLTRSDIAYAVNQACLYMQQPRASHWNLVKRILRYLRGTITDDLQISASSDTELKAYSDADRAECQDTRRSMSGYCVFLGDSLVSWSSKRQATVSRSSAEAEYRGVANAAAECCWIRNLLQELHVPITKATVIYCDNISAVYLSENPVHHLRTKHVEIDIHFVRERVALGQFRVLHIPTQRQIADIMTKGLPTALFQEFRASLCIRQSNAKTEGVQPYRRPEDDVEIVVLLSSSSSGRSKKKTAAIYNRIPVAVPTMLTGFRLPSEKIGLRAWRRRRRRSTPPALEENHAASTLRWIHRCHHRC; the protein is encoded by the exons ATGCTACAACACATTGTCCGCAAACTCTGCAAGGAGTTCGCCATCAAGGACCTTGGTGCCCTTCGGTTCTTCCTCGGCGTCCAGGTGCGCCGTGATGATCGCGGGCTCTTCCTCACCCAGTCCCAGTACACGGAGGACGTCCTGGAACGAGCCGGCATGAGCAACTGCAAACCTGCTGCTACACCTGTTGATGTCAAGCAGAAGCTGTCGGCCCACGACGACGACTCAGCGATGGACGCCACGTTCTACCGCAACATCACTGGCGCCCTGCAGTACCTCACGTTGACGCGGTCAGACATTGCCTACGCTGTCAATCAGGCCTGCTTGTACATGCAGCAACCGCGGGCATCTCACTGGAACCTCGTCAAGCGCATCCTTCGATACCTTCGCGGCACTATCACCGATGACCTGCAAATCTCGGCGTCATCTGACACTGAGTTGAAGGCCTACTCCGATGCAGACCGGGCAGAATGCCAAGACACAAGGCGATCAATGTCAGGATATTGTGTCTTCCTCGGCGACTCCCTTGTCTCGTGGTCATCCAAGCGACAGGCAACGGTTTCGCGATCCAGCGCTGAAGCGGAGTACCGCGGTGTTGCCAATGCTGCTGCTGAGTGCTGTTGGATTCGCAACCTGCTTCAAGAACTTCATGTCCCCATCACAAAGGCGACGGTGATATACTGTGATAACATCTCAGCAGTCTATCTCTCTGAGAATCCAGTGCATCATCTAAGAACGAAGCATGTTGAAATTGACATCCATTTTGTCAGAGAAAGGGTTGCTCTTGGTCAGTTCAGAGTGCTGCACATACCCACTCAGCGTCAAATTGCAGACATCATGACCAAAGGGCTGCCGACAGCGCTGTTCCAAGAGTTCCGAGCCAGCCTCTGCATTCGACAATCCAATGCCAAGACTGAGGGG GTACAGCCGTACAGGAGGCCTGAAGATGATGTTGAAATCGTGGTTCTGCTGTCCAGCTCCAGCAGCGGTCGT agtaaaaaaaaaactgcagCCATATACAACCGTATACCG GTGGCTGTCCCCACTATGCTCACAGGATTCAGGCTGCCGTCGGAGAAGATCGGGCTCCGCGCGTGGCGCCGGAGAAGGAGGAGATCCACGCCGCCCGCGCTAGAGGAGAACCACGCCGCCAGCACCCTGCGCTGGATCCACCGCTGCCACCATCGTTGCTAG
- the LOC8067507 gene encoding O-methyltransferase ZRP4: MALTTSTNNQALLDAQLELWHTTFAYMKSMALKSALDLGIADAIHSHGGNATLPQIVSRATPTLHPSKIPCLRRLMRVLTATGIFSAAHHDDAGGGGELVYGLTPASQLLVGGSSSLTPFMSLALHGIFVSPFLGLGTWFQQEHSDPSLFEMTHGQTAWDLNDHNPAFGKLFNQGMVCDSSFIMDIVVKDCGDVFRGLSSVVDVAGGLGGAAMAISIAFPDVQCSVLELPHVAANAPTSTDVKYVAGDMFESIPPANAVFLKWVLHDWGDADCIKILKNCKNAIPSRDAGGKVIILDMVMGGQSSNIKHKETQVLFDLFIMFVNGVERDEQEWKKIIFEAGFSDYKIIPVLGVRSIIEVYP; this comes from the exons ATGGCGCTCACCACAAGCACTAATAACCAAGCCTTGCTTGACGCTCAGCTAGAGCTCTGGCACACGACCTTTGCTTACATGAAGTCCATGGCGCTCAAGTCAGCATTGGACCTTGGCATCGCCGACGCCATCCACAGTCACGGTGGCAACGCCACCCTGCCGCAGATAGTTTCCAGGGCCACGCCCACGCTCCACCCGTCCAAGATCCCCTGCCTCCGTCGCCTCATGCGGGTACTCACAGCCACCGGCATCTTCAGCGCCGCCCACCACGACgacgctggcggcggcggcgagctcgTCTACGGGCTCACGCCGGCGTCTCAGCTCTTGGTTGGCGGCTCGTCAAGCCTGACTCCTTTCATGTCCCTGGCATTGCATGGGATCTTCGTGTCCCCTTTCCTTGGCCTCGGCACGTGGTTCCAGCAAGAGCACTCAGACCCGTCCCTGTTCGAGATGACGCATGGGCAGACTGCGTGGGACCTGAACGACCACAACCCTGCCTTCGGCAAGCTCTTCAACCAGGGGATGGTCTGCGACAGCAGCTTCATCAtggacatcgtcgtcaaggACTGCGGCGATGTCTTCCGGGGGCTGAGCTCCGTTGTCGACGTCGCTGGAGGGCTTGGAGGCGCAGCCATGGCTATCTCGATCGCGTTCCCGGATGTCCAGTGCAGCGTGCTGGAGCTGCCGCATGTCGCCGCCAATGCTCCCACTAGCACCGATGTGAAGTATGTTGCTGGTGACATGTTTGAGAGCATTCCACCGGCAAACGCCGTCTTCCTTAAG TGGGTTTTGCATGACTGGGGCGATGCTGATTGTATCAAGATACTGAAGAATTGTAAGAATGCTATACCTTCTAGAGATGCAGGAGGAAAGGTGATAATCCTAGATATGGTTATGGGGGGCCAATCGTCAAACATTAAGCACAAAGAGACTCAGGTCTTGTTTGATCTCTTCATCATGTTTGTCAACGgcgtcgagcgagacgagcaaGAATGGAAGAAGATCATCTTTGAAGCCGGATTTAGCGATTACAAAATCATACCTGTTCTTGGTGTTCGATCCATCATTGAGGTCTACCCATAA
- the LOC8067509 gene encoding O-methyltransferase ZRP4 encodes MAPVKAQDASTDQQTMLDAQLQLWHHTFGYIKSMALKAALDLRIPDAIHQHGGSATLPQIATKATLHPSKIPCLRRLMRVLTLTGVFQHSTTTDDDGGELVYELTPASRLLVGSVTTNVSPFLNMVLGTVFVSSFLDLGEWFQHELPDPSPFKLTHGRHVWDLAIHDASFAKLCDNGMVADSGFIMDVMVKECGDVFQGISGSLVDVAGGLGGATQAIAKAFPHIECSVLDLPNVVAVAPTDTDVKYIAGDMFESVPSANVVFLKWVLHDWGDAECVKILKNCKKAIPSEGGKVIIMDIVVGAGSSDQKNVETQVLFDLFIMTINGAERDEKEWKKIIFEAGFRSYKIMPVLGVRSIIEVYP; translated from the exons ATGGCGCCCGTCAAGGCGCAAGACGCGAGCACTGACCAGCAGACTATGCTTGATGCTCAGCTCCAGCTCTGGCACCACACCTTCGGCTACATCAAATCCATGGCGCTCAAGGCCGCGCTAGACCTCCGCATCCCCGACGCCATCCACCAGCATGGCGGCTCAGCCACCCTCCCACAGATAGCCACCAAGGCCACGCTCCACCCGTCCAAGATACCATGCCTGCGCCGCCTCATGCGCGTGCTCACTCTGACCGGCGTCTTCCAGCACTCGACGACgaccgacgacgacggcggcgagctTGTCTACGAGCTCACGCCGGCGTCTCGTCTCCTGGTCGGCTCGGTGACGACGAACGTGAGTCCGTTTCTGAACATGGTGCTCGGCACCGTCTTCGTGTCTTCCTTCCTCGACCTCGGCGAGTGGTTCCAGCACGAGCTGCCGGACCCGTCCCCGTTCAAGTTGACGCACGGACGGCACGTGTGGGACCTGGCCATCCACGACGCGAGCTTCGCCAAGCTCTGTGACAATGGGATGGTCGCGGACAGCGGGTTCATCATGGACGTCATGGTCAAGGAGTGCGGCGACGTTTTCCAAGGGATTAGTGGATCCTTGGTCGACGTCGCCGGCGGGCTCGGCGGCGCTACCCAGGCCATCGCAAAGGCGTTCCCGCACATCGAATGTAGTGTGCTCGATCTCCCAAACGTTGTCGCCGTTGCTCCGACTGACACCGACGTGAAGTACATCGCCGGCGACATGTTTGAGAGCGTTCCATCGGCAAATGTTGTCTTCCTCAAG TGGGTTCTGCATGATTGGGGTGACGCTGAATGtgtcaagatattgaagaactGCAAGAAGGCTATACCATCTGAAGGAGGGAAGGTGATAATAATGGATATCGTGGTTGGAGCAGGGTCATCCGACCAGAAGAATGTAGAGACGCAAGTCTTGTTTGATCTCTTTATCATGACTATCAATGGAGCCGAACGAGATGAGAAAGAGTGGAAGAAGATCATTTTTGAAGCCGGATTTAGGTCTTACAAGATAATGCCTGTTCTGGGTGTCCGATCGATCATCGAGGTCTACCCATAG